AAAAAATTTTTTTAAATTAAAATAACAGAGAAGTTTTGAAGAAAAAAATTCCATTTTATGGGAGGTTGATTATGAATATTCTCAGGTGCCTTGTGGCAAAGCCAGGGGACATAAAGAAGCTTATCCTTGCCTTTGTCATTGTATTTGTCCTGTCCATCCTGCTTGGCGCAATGACAGCACAGGCACTGATAAAAGAGGTAAGTGTGACAATCGACGGGAAGACCTTTTATTATAAAACAATCAAGTCAACAGTAAGGGAAGTTTTAGAAGAAAATGGAATTAATGTGACCGGGGATGATTATGTTAGCCCTGCTCTGGACTCAAAAATTGACGAGGATACTAAAATTGTTATAAAAAGAGCTTTTGAAGTAAAGATTCTGGCGGATGGCAGTGAAAAGGTGATATATATCCCGGCTGGTACAGTTGAAGATGCTATCAAAAAAGCGGGCATAACGCTTGGAAAAGCAGACAAAGTAAATTTACCACTGTCCCAGATTCTGGACAAACCCACTGTGATAAAAATTACACGCGTAAGTGAGAAGGTAATAGTTGAAAAACAAAGCATACCATTTTCTACAATAACAAAGACAAATTACAGTATGGATTATGGTAAACAAAAGGTTGTTCAGCAGGGTCAGAATGGAGTGCTTGAGAAAACATACAGGGTTGTTGTGGAAGATGGGAAAGAGATTGAAAGAAAGCTGATAGCTCAGAAGATAGTAAAAAGTCCAAAGCCAAGAATTGTTGAAGTTGGAGCAGTAAAGTGGTTCAAGACCTCAAGAGGTGAAATTGTAAGATACAAAAAGGTCTACACTATGATTGCAACAGCATATACTCTTTCACCAAGCGACACAGGGAAAAAGCCTGGTCATCCTGACTATGGCAGAACCGCAACAGGGCACAGGGTTAGACGTGGTGTTGTTGCGGTTGACCCGCGTGTGATTCCACTTGGCACAAGGCTTTATGTTGAGGGGTATGGATTTGCAACCGCTCTTGACACAGGTTCGGCAATAAAAGGCAACAGGATTGACGTATTTGTTGAAAAGGATGCGTACAAATTTGGTGTGCGACGTGTAAAAGTTTATGTGCTTGCAAACTGAAAACTACTTTATAAAATATTCTATGCCTCCTTGACAAAAAAGGGGGCTTTTTATTGTTCTTTATGCTACAGAGCAATTTTCAAAAAAGCTGGTCTTATGGACAGGATTTTTTTCAATTGCAATTTTCAAAAGTTCAATTAAAATTATGTGATGAAAAATCCAGAAGAGAATTTTTTATTGAAAGACAAAAGGGGGCGCAAGATACTTTTATGTTTAAGCTTCAGAGAGTGACAGACAAGCCTGTGCTAAGACCTAAAAAAGAGAATGAATGGGAAAGAGCAGCGGTTTTCAACGCAGCTGCTATATATCACAGAGGGCTATTTCATCTGATGTACAGAGCCACCAATATTCCGCCTCACCGGGATTATGGAGAGTATGTCTCAACAATTGGATATGCAGTTTCAACAGACGGTATTAACTTTTACAGATTTGACAGGCCTGTTATGGTGGCTGAAAATGACCAGGAGAGAAGGGGAATAGAGGATCCGAGGATTGTTGAGATTGACGGGACATTTTACATGACTTATACCGGCTTTGGTGGAAGATATGATGGCGATTTCAGGATAATGATTGCAAAGTCCAGCAACTTAATAAAATGGGAAAGAATAGGAGTTGCGCTTGATGAACCCAACAAGGACGCAGCTCTTTTCCCCGAGAAAATAAATGGCAGGTTTGTGATGTTCCACAGGAGATATCCCAACATGTGGCTTGCATTTTCAGATGATCTGATTCACTGGACGGACCATGTGCAGATACTTACAGTGAGAGAAAATTCATGGGAGAGCAACCGAATAGGCGTTGCAGGACCGCCAATCAGGGTCAGGTTTGGATGGCTTGTCATATACCATGCAGCTGACAATAAAAATGTGTACAGGCTGGGTGCTGTGCTGCTTGACCCCAAAGACCCCACAAAAGTATTATCAAGGTTTTCTGAGCCAATATTGGAACCGGAGCTTTCATGGGAAGTTAATGGATACATACCAAATGTGGTTTTTAGCTGCGGTCATGCAGAGGTTGGCGATGAGGTCTGGGTATATTATGGTGGAGCGGATACTGTGATTGGAGTTGCAAAGTTCAACAAAGAAAGGATAAAATTCGATTGAAAAATTGGGGTAAAAAGTGTTAAACTCAAAGATAGAAAATATCCCTGGTTGAAAAAGAAGGGTGAAAAAGTGAAGGCAGCAGTATTTTACGGTCAAAGGGATTTAAGGGTAGAGGAAATGGAATTGCCGGTGCTAAGGGAAGGCGAAATTCTGGTAAGAGTCAGGGCATGTGGAATATGTGGAACAGATGTGCATATATTCAATGGTGCGGAAGGTTCTGCAAAAGTCACGCCCCCTGTTATTCTGGGGCATGAGTTTTGCGGGGAAGTGGTTGAGACAAAGAGTTTGCTCTTTAGAGTAGGCAACAAGGTGAGCATTGACCCGAATATTTACTGTGGAGTGTGCAAATTCTGTAGAAGTGGAAAGGTTCAACTCTGTGAAAACTTATTGGCACTGGGTGTGAATCTAAACGGTGGCTTTGCAGAATATGCTGTGGTTCCTGAAAAGCAGGCGATATTGTTTGAGGATATAAGCTTTGAGGAGGCAGCACTGGCAGAGCCCCTTGCGTGCTGCCTCCATGGAATTGAAAAACTTGAGTTGAAAGCCACCGATAAGGTACTGATAATTGGTCTTGGTCCGATTGGGCTTACCATGCTTGAAATTTTGAAATTGCATGGTGTTGATAAAATCTACGGGTATGAGATAGAAGAATTCAGAAAAGAGGTAGCCAGAGCTCAGGGTATAAAAGATATAATTGATGCCAATGATGATTCTAAATTTGACATTGTGATTGAATGTGCGGGGACAAAAGAGAGCATTGAAATGGCGT
The Caldicellulosiruptor morganii DNA segment above includes these coding regions:
- a CDS encoding ubiquitin-like domain-containing protein — its product is MNILRCLVAKPGDIKKLILAFVIVFVLSILLGAMTAQALIKEVSVTIDGKTFYYKTIKSTVREVLEENGINVTGDDYVSPALDSKIDEDTKIVIKRAFEVKILADGSEKVIYIPAGTVEDAIKKAGITLGKADKVNLPLSQILDKPTVIKITRVSEKVIVEKQSIPFSTITKTNYSMDYGKQKVVQQGQNGVLEKTYRVVVEDGKEIERKLIAQKIVKSPKPRIVEVGAVKWFKTSRGEIVRYKKVYTMIATAYTLSPSDTGKKPGHPDYGRTATGHRVRRGVVAVDPRVIPLGTRLYVEGYGFATALDTGSAIKGNRIDVFVEKDAYKFGVRRVKVYVLAN
- a CDS encoding glycoside hydrolase family 130 protein produces the protein MFKLQRVTDKPVLRPKKENEWERAAVFNAAAIYHRGLFHLMYRATNIPPHRDYGEYVSTIGYAVSTDGINFYRFDRPVMVAENDQERRGIEDPRIVEIDGTFYMTYTGFGGRYDGDFRIMIAKSSNLIKWERIGVALDEPNKDAALFPEKINGRFVMFHRRYPNMWLAFSDDLIHWTDHVQILTVRENSWESNRIGVAGPPIRVRFGWLVIYHAADNKNVYRLGAVLLDPKDPTKVLSRFSEPILEPELSWEVNGYIPNVVFSCGHAEVGDEVWVYYGGADTVIGVAKFNKERIKFD
- a CDS encoding zinc-dependent alcohol dehydrogenase family protein, whose product is MKAAVFYGQRDLRVEEMELPVLREGEILVRVRACGICGTDVHIFNGAEGSAKVTPPVILGHEFCGEVVETKSLLFRVGNKVSIDPNIYCGVCKFCRSGKVQLCENLLALGVNLNGGFAEYAVVPEKQAILFEDISFEEAALAEPLACCLHGIEKLELKATDKVLIIGLGPIGLTMLEILKLHGVDKIYGYEIEEFRKEVARAQGIKDIIDANDDSKFDIVIECAGTKESIEMAFEKLEKGGQLLVFSVPSPRTEVFIKPFEMFRKEARVYWSFVNPFTQRLAVELLESKKINLKHLITHRISLGELFQALSGKYERQLKVIVQP